The Lonchura striata isolate bLonStr1 chromosome 9, bLonStr1.mat, whole genome shotgun sequence region GTTTTATTGACATTGCTTTCATATACTAATGCCTTCCTCTTGATTTCACTGATTTTCAGCATATGGGAGACTTTGGCGGAATGCACAGACCTGGAATTGTCGTTGACTATCATAACAAACCCAGTCCTGCAGCAGTTGCTGCaagaggaataaaaagaaaaatgatacCACAGCCATATAACAAACCTGGTGGGACATTTATCAAGAAACCCAAAATGACAAAGCCTATTTTGAAGCTGAGCCAGAAAAAATCACCTAGTAAGTAGCAAGTGTCtaagcttttaaattaaaattactgatttttttattcattaGTAATTACTTCGTTTTACTATTCAGAAAGAGGGCTGCCTATGCTGTTTTGTAATTCTATATTTTCTACCTTTCAAAAATTCACGGTGGATTTTAGGAATTTGCATGTCTAACTTTTCTTCTGTAAAGATAATTTGCTAAATGATACTGAATATTTTGGTGTGTTCAGACATATGCTATTGAAAAATATCTCCTTGAGACTTCATGATGATAGTTCCTGGAGACAAATTTACGCCACTAAAAATAATGTCAGAGCTCAGGTTGTCTGAAGGGACAATGCCTGACAAATACTAAAATGTGCTCTTGCATgagcctgggccctgctgtcCAAATTCCTTGGATATAAAAAGTAATGCATCAACTGTGATGCAGTTAAAATAAAGATATAAGGCGTGGGTGAAGAGtagagggaaaaggaaggaaactgCAAAAATGGCAAAAACTGTTACATAATAATTTATGAGAGGCAGAAAGAAATTACTCCCACTTGTAAATTAAATGCTCTAATGACAAGAAGAACTGTAAATGAGATAGATTGAACTAAATCCAAACTGCAATTTGTATTAGTGATGCTTGGTTTCTTTAACTTCCATAAAGGTATTCTACAACTctaatattaaatttttatattgCAGTCAAAGTTGGAGAAAAAAGTCACTAGTGAGGTTTGAATTAAGTAATTGCTTTGAAGGAATGTAAACTTGAGTATTATGTATTGTGAAcagaaatcagattttatttttatgcttgtGATTTCCTAGTAATTTTGATCTGCAGTGTTTTATGTAGTTTGGTTTTAAATCACCTGTGAAAATAGTTTAAAGTTCCTGTATCTCATAGCCGGCAAGACAaatgcacagacacagcagagaCTTCGAGGCATAAattctggttttgattttttattcTGGTTACGTTATTATGTATTACATAACTGTTTCCTTAACTGTAATGTCAAGAATACTGTACAGATTCCAGGAACGGGCTGTATAGAACATGTTCCTGTGCCTTTTGTATAAGGAACTTTAATGGTGGTCTTGTCAGATTTATTGTTATGAAAAGGGTCTCTAAAATGCACATCCCAGTTCTTTCAGTACTCTTGTACATTCTCCTTTCTAAGCTAAGTTCAGGCAGAACGCTTCTAATTTATTATTGCATCCCCTTCACTGATTTCCAGAATCCAAAGACTGATACGTAATATTGGTGTTACTTTAGGAAGTGGAATAAATAGTGCCTGCAAGAATGCACCTGTCCTGTGGCTCTGAGATTAGGGGGAAGAAAATGTTGAGTAGTTTAACACAGTTTCTGAAAATTGAACTGAAAGACCTTAGCAGTACCATGTAGTTGAAAACTAAAAATTGGGTAACAACTAAGAGAAACTTTGATGCATTTGGTATCTATTGTATGAATGAAAATATCTCAAAATTGTATTGTGCTTTCAACCTTGAAATGCTTGTTTTGGATTTAGATATAGGTGATTGCTTCTGAAAGTGTTTAGTTTGTATTTCTAAGGTAACTGATTTTACATTTAACAGTATTACTAAACTATGATAAATTGTAAATGTGGACAATCTTCCCTGCATGAcaagctgatttttttcctaaatatcttATTGTCTTAAAATGAATTGTCAGTGACAGCATTTTTACATTGTTTCTCATTTTATGTTAATAGACATGAAGACATCTTACCAGGATTCTACTGTAGAGGTAAAGATTCCCAGAActggaaaatgttttgtttcttgagAAGTTCACATAGTATACCTGAAGACACATAATTCTTAAGCTAGAGTTACCAAATTAAACATTAAACTAGATAAGTTTTTCTGAACacaatcttatttttattttcactttatcTAAAACAATCTTATTTTGATGGCAGTTGATTTTGAGTGAAAGGTGTAGCTTGTGTAGATAGCCTGGAAAGTGAATTTTAAGGCATATTTGTAGACCCTACCTGTTCATGTAATGCACAAGAGAACTCTCATATGAACACTTCTCCTGTTGCCACAGGTAGACAGCTTGAGCTCATGCAGCTATGACCTACTTGGGTGGGTACAAAGGAGATCACTAAACAGAAGTGAGGAGAAATGGCTAAGACATAATACACATCAAGGAGAGAGGGTAAATAAAAAAGGGTCAGTGTTAAAAGGTGTTTTCTGATAGGGTGGGAAAGTTAGTCCCTTCAGACAGATCAGTTGCAACAGTGTGAGAGTGTAAGCTAAGCaaatgtgtatgtgtgtatatatatatatgtatgtatgtatgtatccTGATTTAATGTTGCAAGACTGGAATGgcatttcccttctttttgaGTGAGGGTTATTAACACCTTCTCAGCTAAGTAAAAGTCTGGATTGGAAGTCAAAATGTTTATATATAAAACAATTTTGattatgaaaataattcagtAAGGCATTATGGAGAAATGCAGAGCTAGAAGTGTTTGTACATGGAGTTCCACAAGATAATTCACTTTCATagtcatatttaaaaaatagcaaGTAACAGGTCATtagaaataatgtaaataacCCTTTCTGGATGTAGAATggcttttttaatttattgattTGACTTTATTAGGACATTGAAGTTGATACAAGTGGTGCAGTTGTTATATATGAAGACTTTACAAGAGATGCTTATGATCTTGGATATCAGACTTTTGGAGGTAAGTCAGTTTGCTTTGTCAGGTAAGGTATTGTAGGTATTCTATTTGTGAGACTTTGAGAGAATACATTTTGTAAGCCTGTATTTATGAACTCTAGTAATTATTTGGTAGCAGGGCTGCCTGGTTTTTGTTTAAAGAGGCCAAAATTTTAGGCTGTGGAGATACAGTTATTTGTAACATCCATCCATTacttgattgtttttttttcatggttaCTGTGTCTCTGCTCTCTGATCATTCCAATATGTtgttgtgggcttttttttgatttgtttttttgtttgtttgtttttttaatttttgcggggaaaaaaattgtggtCTTCTATACCTGCTACCATTCCATTGCATGAATGTTGTTCATCCCACTGGTTCCTCACCCATATCCTATTATTTATCCCACTAGCTGATCAACCTCACTCTTAAGCCTTAGGTGAGTGAAGTGGATTCACTTTTAATAAATGGATTCAGTTACCTTGGAGAGCTACTGTCAGGAATGCAGGATCTATTTCATGTACAGTCTTAATGAAACaggtttatttttagttttcataAAAACAGTTCAAGTGTGTATTAACTGTCGTGATTCCAGACAcatagaaaaagaaatccagtGGTAAAGCTGAAATTACTTTTAGTCCCTTTTCCTTGTATGGTGCCCTATTTTCATATGGCATAGTCTCATTTTATGGCAGGATGGGCTGGAAATTTGCAGCCAAATGagtgtttcttttcttcaagcaatagtaaatattttgagtttatttttaaattgtgtgagtttctttttgttttaaaagttaGCATAAGTACACTGAAGGACAGAGGGAGTTTTATATATAGATTCAGGTCTCCATTCCCCAGCTTATCACAGGAGAGGCACTTCAATTTATGAGCTTGAGGGTCAAAGTAGAGGCCATTTCATGCCACAGAATATCATACCAGATAGTTTTTACAGCGATAATACAAGTGATCCTTTGGATATTTCCAGGGTTAGTGGTAATGCagtaaatgaaatttaaatccTGAGATCAGTATGGGAATTGCCTCTGTGGGCAAGtaggtggttttttgttttcaatttgaatttttaaaaaaatagtctcATGGACAGGggtttttctcctctctggaTCACAGtaaattttgaaattctttGCTACAAAATGATAAACTGTGGGATAATCAGGAGCTGCTAGTCACGAAGATGTTCTCGATCCACAGGGTGTTTTGCAGTCTTGGTCTTTGTGCATGATGCTATTTTATCTTCCTTTCTGTTGCTGTTTGGATGGAGGTAGATTTCTTGGAGGCTGACTTCTCTTCTAAGGTTGaactgtaaaagaaaacaaagtgatCCTCTTTTTTTCTGGTCTGAAACTACTCACTGAATAATATTCTAATTGTTTCCCTTTGTCCATAGACTTCTAAAGCAGACATAGAAAAGACAAACATAAGTGTACTTATGCAAAAAGTTAATGTCCTTGGAAGTCTTAAATGTTGTAGAATCAAATTATATTCATTTACTCATTGACACTTTTGCTTGTATACCAGGTGGTAACTTAATCAAGATCTTCTCTGAAGGTCTGCTTGGGTACTTTGTTGTGTGGTGAATCTGTCCTCTGTCCTTGTCTCTTTCTCCCCCACCCCCATTAACTGGTTTATTTCTTTGGCTGAAAAtctttggaatatttttatgtGAAACCAAGTGAAATCTAGTGGGTAAAAATAATGAAGTTGTTGAATTTCAGTTTGGGTGCCATACTTTGAAGCAACACTCTTGTCTCATTTATGAGAACCTTTGCTTTCACTTTTGGGACCTGCCATCTCAGTAGAAGAGATAGCCTTTAGTTGGTTTCCTTATTTTAGGGGACTGTAGCAAGGGACCCGTTTTTGTAGGGGTGTTCTAAAACCATGggagaattttaaaattgtgcTTTTCTCTATGCATTTCCAGTTACCTTTTTCTGGTCACTTACTTGAAGAGGCCTTTTTAATAGCTAAGCACAACAGGGAAGGAGTTTCTTCAACTCAAATTTTTTTATGATTGTAAATTACAGTGTAAAACCTTAGCTGCAAAGTTGAAGGCAAGTGTTTAAATTGGTTGTCTCTAgagggggaaaacaaagcaaaacttgCAGAATATTTAAGAAAGCTTGGAACCATGTGTTGCAagaattttctgcattttgaaGTGTTTGTGGAGGAGACAGGTACTTCTGCTattgtttgttttgaatttgGTTTTTAATCCTTCAATTATATGTTAAGATGGCAAAGGAGAAGCTAaaagtgaggaagaagaaaagcgGCGAATTGAGGCAAGAAGAGAGAAGCAAAGGCGTAGAAGAGAAAAGAACAGTGAAAAATATGGTGATGGATACAGGTTTGTGCTGTAAATTCTGTGTTATATGCAGTGTTTTTCTTGCCCTTAATGCCTCTCtgaaaacacatgtttttttcctttggactgattttaggaaaataaaattatatttgattAATCTAGCACTTACCCTTTGTAATATAAAAAGtctagtttttttaaaaaatttatttttcacttcaaGTAAATGCTAGACTTTTTCAAAGAATGCTTTTCCTGTTCCCTTTATGATTGGGTTTGTCAAGTGTCATCATTTTGAGGAGTTTTAATAgcaatatttaatgtatttctcTTGATAGAATGGCATTTACTTGCTCATTTTGCAAGTTTCGAACgtttgaagaaaaagaaattgaatcACATCTGGAGAGTGCAGCTCACCAGGAGACATTGGATCATatccagaagcaaacaaaatttGACAAAGTAGTGATGGAATTTCTTCATGTAAGACGGCTGGTTTTGATCTGTATAATACTTTTACATGAGAATAGTTACAATTTACCATTTATTTCCAAAATGTACTTTATTTGCCATTAATCATTTTGTAGATGACTTTTGGTGCAGCACATACTACTAAAAGTCAAAACAAATTAAGCAAGTTAAAAATCTGTATAGTACTGTTACTTTTACAGTTGAAAGTAGTACCTTAAGAAGTAATAGCAATTATTTACAGTTTATTATAAACTGTATTGAATTGTTAAAATCTGAGATAGTACTGGAATGTAGACAATTGTACGTCATAGGTATTTACAAATTTTTTTCCCGTTGTAGGAGTGTATGGTGAATAAATTCAAGAAGACAGCAATGCGTAAGCAGCAGACAAGTAACCAAACAGAGAATTCCCAAGCTGCTGAAAAAGATATAATGGAAGGTAATTTGGAGCTCTCCTGgtcttttctccttttgttcTTCTTTGAACTTCATAAAATGCATAAAACCAGTTAGTTTTCACATCTTTTCTGGACCTGGTTAAGATTCCTTGCTTCGTTTCTGATATAGTGTGGAATGGAAGCACAACAGGAGATGCCAAACCTTGTTAGTTAGGTATCCACGTAGCCTTGTCAGAAGGTGAGAACATCGTGCAAGGTGTCTGACAAACAATTCTGCAGGCTTTGCCACAATCTCATTCAGTATAAGGCATAAGGAGTGCTAAGAGGTGGATGCAAGTAGACTGAAAGAGAGTGTAATAAAGCAATAAGGTGATAGTGGTCAAATACAATGGCAAGGATTTGGAAAAGTGTAAATATGAGAGTTGCTGTGGTTTGGAGCGACAGTGTAAAAAGGAAGAGTTGGAGCATTTTTTTGCTTACCCAGGAGGCATCTcagcctggattttttttccccttggctgCCCTACAGATAGTTTTCTGGAGCAATTCATGTGTCCCTGCCTTGCTGTGCCATATCCTCCCCTTTGCTTGAAGGATTTCAGAACATGGGCTACAACCAGACGAGACATCTTTGACTATCTTTATTTTAGGCTATAACTATTTCAGTATTACCTAATTTGAACTTAAATACTAAAAGCTACTTAAAAATGGATATAGGCAACATCTTAACAATCCCACAAATTCTTTTGTACTTTCCTTAAGTACTGGAGGGCCTATTTTCCTTTGTGATGAGAATGTTCCGTTACCAAGCTAATATTTAAAATTGCAAGAGGAATTGGATTCATGTCCTTCTTCCTGATAGTGAGGCAGGGCAAGGAAGTAAATTAGGTTTTATAAGAGGTAAAGTAAGTGCAATTACTTCAGTCAAGCTTTGTTTGCTGTATCAAAGTGTGTATTTTTAAGGATATTGGTTTTTGTTGGTTGAAAATAGATGCATTTTTCTACTTTGCATGGGTCTTTTGTAGTCTGGGAAGAAGGGAGTATTGAAGTGAAAAACTTCCTCTTCCAATATTGCCCTCAGAGAGCCTAATTTTGATGCCTGAATTTAGGTGACTATTCCTCAGTGGTTAAACATGTTAACAACTGAGAGCTCttaatttttgggaaaaaaacaaacaagctaCTTTTCCAGTTGCCTAAAGTAATGTGTTTTGTGTTAATGATTTATTACGTCTTCTCTGGCAGGGGTTACGGCTGATGACCATATGATGAAAGTTGAGACTGTTCACTGCAGTGCTTGCAGTGTCTATGTTCCTGCATTGCACAGTTCTGTTCAGCAACACTTAAAATCTCCTGATcacacaaaaggaaaacaagtaaGATATGACAtactattaaaaaataagtagATGGAAAGTGTTACAGTCCTTGGTGCAAGTAATTTCTAAGTTCTTGTTGATATGACTTGTTCTCTAAGAAGCTGTGATGTCCTTATTGCACTTCGTAAGTTTAACACCTCAGGAAGTAGCCAGCACTTAAGCACCCCAGCTAATGAAATATTGGTGTACTTAATAGCTGCCAGTAGAAAATCATGACAGAGTTACTAGAAATCACTTCTCCATTTGATGAGGATATGCTTTACAGAGTTTAAGTATTGGAAACATTTTGTTATTCAgattgaaaagcaaaaaatctttttttggtgattATCTTTTTAATTTGAAGACAGCTGAGAGCAGTCTAGAATTAGAAATCATGTTGTATTTATCATTATAAATTATAACAGGGAGAAACTTTAGGACTGGTAGAAGGGTTGAAAGTGTAATGAGTATGATAATAAGCAAGATTGGTAAAGTTACAGGTTTTTTAAGTATGAGTTTCTGTGATTGTGGGATGTTGTAGAATGTTTTGAGTTTGAAGGGACCCTGAAAATGAGCAGAATCGCCTTCAACAATATGTTAGACTGTGATGGAGAAGCCTGGATGTTGTCTGTAGATGAGAACAGATAACTGGTTGTAGTCCATTATGTAAGCAAGACACATCTTTTGATCAAGCTAAAGCAACGAGCTATAAACACTACTAAACATAATTGGTTAGGTACGTTTATGTGGTTTGGACTTATGTACTGAGAACAAGCAGTTCATACTGTAGtatattcattattttatttacagaaacTGACCATGAATTCAAATTCATGTGACAGTTATTATAGGAACATTATAATTATTCACTGTCAAATTTGTTTCCTAGGCCTACAGAGAACAAATAAAAAGGGAGAGTGTTCTTACTGCCACCAGCATCTTGAATAATCCTATAGTCAAGGCACGATACGAGCTGTATGTGAAGGTGAGAtgcaaatggaaagaaaataattgtttgcCCTTTTCTCCGTGTTGATAGAGTTTAACCTCAGTCCTCTCTTTTATACAGCTCACAGATTGAATATACTTTTAATGTATTTTGCCATTCAAAAAGCATTCTCAGATAAATTGTTTTGCAGCAAAAATTACCACCTTCAGATTCACCAGCTTTTGGTTGTAATTTAAAACTTGTATTTAGGCAATTTTAAGTTGGATTCTCTAGTAAAAAAAGCTTCAGGCATACATCGGCAGTGCCTTTAATTTGTAATGTTAACTGCAGAGCACAAACCAAATTACTCCCATCTTTACATTTTGAAGCAAAAGCTCTAGTGTGTGGG contains the following coding sequences:
- the ZNF326 gene encoding DBIRD complex subunit ZNF326 isoform X2, producing the protein MDYGEDMDRDYGHGGYGGPRSMDSYLNQSYGMESHGGGGGGGGGGGNRFGPYESYDSGSSLGGRDLYRSGYGYNEPEQSRFGGSYGGRFDNSYRNSLDSFGGRNQGGSSWEAPYSRSKLRPGFMEDRGRESYSSYSSFSSPHMKPAPVGSRGRGTPAYPESGFGSRNYDAFGGPSTGRGRGRGHMGDFGGMHRPGIVVDYHNKPSPAAVAARGIKRKMIPQPYNKPGGTFIKKPKMTKPILKLSQKKSPNMKTSYQDSTVEDIEVDTSGAVVIYEDFTRDAYDLGYQTFGDGKGEAKSEEEEKRRIEARREKQRRRREKNSEKYGDGYRMAFTCSFCKFRTFEEKEIESHLESAAHQETLDHIQKQTKFDKVVMEFLHECMVNKFKKTAMRKQQTSNQTENSQAAEKDIMEGVTADDHMMKVETVHCSACSVYVPALHSSVQQHLKSPDHTKGKQAYREQIKRESVLTATSILNNPIVKARYELYVKGENPFEINDQAQEQQAEEEDKADEPAEGEEEEEEEEEETEEQTDFTLDHTEDN
- the ZNF326 gene encoding DBIRD complex subunit ZNF326 isoform X1, whose protein sequence is MDYGEAEDRDWRFPDTPMHCGVNMPSGSVSDMDRDYGHGGYGGPRSMDSYLNQSYGMESHGGGGGGGGGGGNRFGPYESYDSGSSLGGRDLYRSGYGYNEPEQSRFGGSYGGRFDNSYRNSLDSFGGRNQGGSSWEAPYSRSKLRPGFMEDRGRESYSSYSSFSSPHMKPAPVGSRGRGTPAYPESGFGSRNYDAFGGPSTGRGRGRGHMGDFGGMHRPGIVVDYHNKPSPAAVAARGIKRKMIPQPYNKPGGTFIKKPKMTKPILKLSQKKSPNMKTSYQDSTVEDIEVDTSGAVVIYEDFTRDAYDLGYQTFGDGKGEAKSEEEEKRRIEARREKQRRRREKNSEKYGDGYRMAFTCSFCKFRTFEEKEIESHLESAAHQETLDHIQKQTKFDKVVMEFLHECMVNKFKKTAMRKQQTSNQTENSQAAEKDIMEGVTADDHMMKVETVHCSACSVYVPALHSSVQQHLKSPDHTKGKQAYREQIKRESVLTATSILNNPIVKARYELYVKGENPFEINDQAQEQQAEEEDKADEPAEGEEEEEEEEEETEEQTDFTLDHTEDN